Within the Magnetovibrio sp. genome, the region AAATTCCACAAACTCCCGTTTCATGCGATCAGTAAGGCCGTGCTTTTTGCCCTCCTCTTCCCATGTATCAAACAAGTCACTGAACCAACTGCCAATAGCTTTTTCGCCCTGGTGACCAAACGGGGGGTTTCCCAGGTCATGAGCCAAACCTGTTGCAGCAAGAATTACGGGAACATCTCGCTTTGCAGATGGTATATCTTTGAAAACGTCGGTGTTGTGCACAAGAGCAACGCCTATGCTTCGGGCAAGGTTCGAAACCTCGTGTGAATGAGTCAGGCGGGTGCGTACACTGTCGTTCTTTTCAAGTGGAAAAACCTGAGTTTTGTCTGCCATACGTCGTACTGGCGTAGAAAAAAGGATTCGATCGTAATCTCGTTCGAAGGGGGTGCGGTGCTCATTGCTTGAAAAGTTATTTGTAGATGTCTTCTCACGCGCAACACGCTTTGGGAGTCTGTCAGAGCAAAACAGGTTATTCCAATTAAGCATTAAGCCCTCCCTCGAATCACTTGATGCCTTGAAACTACACTTTTAGCCATTTTGTTGCCAGCGGAAGCTTCACATACAGCATATAGAAATTTGCTTGATTTTGCGGTTTTACCTCATAAGCAACAGTTAACGTGATTACGGAAAATAACTGCCTTATAACAGTGCACTAGAGGCATTATCAGTGAACAGCTCCCCGTCCCGGATATAGCGGGCGAGCATGGCGTCGGATGCGTGGCCCGTCTGTTGTCGGATTTTCCAGGTAGCGACACCGGCTTGCGCGGCGCTGGTGGCGAGACCCGCGCGCAGGCTATGGCCGGAAAACTGCTTTGGGTCCATCCCTATGGCTCCCACCCGTTCTTTGACCACACCGTTGATCGCCTCTGCGGACAAACGGGCATCCTGTATCCGTTCGTGACGGGTGACAGGGCGGAAAATCGGGCCACCTTCGATCTCCGCTATCGTGATCCACGCCTTGAGGCTTTCCACCGGACACCAACGCCCTCGGGCATAGGGGACACCAACCTTGCGGCCCTGTCCTTCCTGATCTGTCTTGGATCTACGCAGGTGTATCACCAGTCCCTGACGCACCCACTCCAGGTCATCGACATTCAACCCCACCAGCTCTGAGCGCCGGAACCCACCCGCAAAGCCAGTCAGCAGAAGGGCACGATCCCGCACGTCCTTCACGTCGTCACCAAGCATCGCCATGATCCGCATGAGGTCCTCTACAAGGAGGGGCTGGGCAGCCCGTTGAGGGGCCGCGTGGGCACGTTTGATACCCCGCATGGTGGATTTGACCAGTTCAGATTTTGTGGGGCTGAGAAGGCCCTTGGCGGCATGTGTCTTGCTGATGGATGCCAGACGTCGGGTGAGGGTGGCGATGGACAGCTCCCCGGCATGTTCGACCAGATATTCGGCCACCATGACATCGCTCGCCGGGATGATGCCGCCCCACGCTGTGAAGTGTTTCAGGTCGGCCCGATATGCGCGGCGCGTATTCTCACTCACGGACTGGCGAACGTATGACCGGACAAGATCAGAACTGGAAATTTCACAGGGATTGAGGGTGTCGAGCGGCTTCATTGTGACCTCCGATAAGTGATGTTTATCAAAGGTTGGAAATGACGTTGTGTCGGGCCTCATTCAACAGCGGCAGATCCTTCCGAAACAGCGCCAGCCCTGTTTTGGCTTCGGCTTCCGCAATGCCGTGAGTTTCAAAGTCGGCCATGTGCCTTATGCAATTTCCAGCCGTCCACTGGAGCCTCTGGTCAACGCCCCCACTTTCCACGCGGAACAACAACTCGCCCAGGACCCATCCATGATCCTTGGCGGGAACAGCATCCTTGAGCCAGCGGGTGGTTTCGCAGTCCATGTTCCGGAACGCCCGTAGAGAGCTTTTTCCGTCACGAGTGTGAAAACCGTAGGCCCAGCTGGGAACACCGTTGATGATCTTTTCCGGCGGCATGTTGTCGGGTTCTACGTGGCTGTCTGAGTGTTCCAGTTCCCGCCAGAGCAGGGGAATGAATGCCGGGAGAATTTCACCGGTCTTTTTCAGGCCCTCGCGGCAGACCTCGACGACAGTGTCGGGATAGCCATGATCACAGAGTGCATCCATGACCGCCTGAGGTTCCCCGCGACGTTTCTGAAGGCCGTCCCCGCGATACCGATCTGTTCCCATGACGAACCACAGCGCCAGAGAACGACGAGACAGGGTGTCTTCACTTGTGACGATTTCCATCAGGTCCGGTGTTGACAGTACTGCAAACTCGATGCGGTCCGCTTCCAGCGAAGGATGCTCCATGCACACCATCGCGAGATCATCTGCCGCCCGGCATTTGACCGATCGGCAAAGGCGCTGGACCAGGAAGCTCGCCACGGCCCATTCTCCACCCACGCCCTTACGCCACACCTTCCCGGTTAGGCCCGCCGTGGTGAGCGCCACAGCGTCAAAATCCCCCACGCCTATGTCCTCGAAGGCTGTGATGCCAAGACGCCGCCACAGGCGCTCAGGAGAGTCCTGGAGAAGTGTTGCTGCTCCAGTGAGCGCCCACTTTACCTCGCCGCGCCTGATGGCCTTCTGCATAAGCGACATTGCCATCCACGGATTAATGGATTGGGGGCGGAATGTGGGAGTGTCCCGCCTATGGACTAAGATCAGCTCGGCGAGTTCGCTGCGATTAAGTTCGAGAATATGGCTGCTGTTCATGTTCGTCTCCTCCTTGAAAAATGGAGGGACGAAAGGCTTTGGTCCCGTCTAAGACGTTAACTGGGTACGGGCAAGGTGCAAGTAGGGTTTTTAATATCCAGCCCCCCCTCAAGCAAAATAGCTTCAGCTACGTGCGGGCTAATCCCATAACTCAGGGCAATGTGTCCGACTTGAATTTCACCATTCTCATACATCATACGCATGATGTATTGGTCGCCTGGGCCCATGCGACCACCGCAGCCTAATATCTGAGCGTCCAGCTCAGTGCCTAAAACATGATGCGCTGGACGGACACATGAGCGATTTCGGCAGAGCGTTACTACATGGTCTTCTGGACCAATGGGGACACCTTCCATAACGAAACGCACTCGGTTTGCGTAAGCAGTTGTTCCGTTATACCAAAACCGGGGAAATCCCTGATTGTCAAACGCTCCCTTCCAAATCCAACATGGTCTGGTCATTCCTGGAATAAGTGGGCCGTTTTTATCAGTCTGTTGATCCAGTCTGTGGCGTACTTTGTTATCCATTACACCCCTCTATGAGCACGGCAGCAACCAACCTATTTATGTGGTTGATATGACTCGATTTCGAATTGTCCGATTTGTCGGATTGGACAGTTTTAGACACAATCAACAGAAGCTACTCGGCGGCTGATGGTGGTATCAGAAACTTGGACTCGATCTTCATCTTCAAACTGCGGGTATGTGTCAGTCGCTCCAGGCGGAATTCTTTCATGCCATCCCACAGCCGAAACACAGAACACCAGGACCGCACATACCGTTCTGCTTTTGCTAACCGGCCTTGCTGTTTTTTTGCGCTTAACGAAGCATTCAAGGCACTCTTCAGCAGCTTCTCATACGTGCGATCAAATTTCTCACGGTTTTCGGTAGTCGGCTCGACATAAAACTTATTCCCTAAGAATTTGAAGGCATGACCGAGGTAAGGAAACCCTTCTTTTGCCCACCCGGCATTCAATATCCTCGACGATAGCGGCCCGGCAGGGTGGCTACAGAGAGCCTCCCTCAGAGCTAATGCCGTCGTTGTCGCCTCGGCCACGGTCTTGGCCATGATCAGAAAGTTGTCAGCGTAAACGACCAACCGAACCGCTTCTGGAATATCCAGTTGCTCGATTGTCGTGGCCAGCAACATGTCTGAAACAAGTGGCGATACCGACGACCCCTGTGGGATGCCCCGCCGGGCCTCTACGATAGCTTCAGAAAAATCATCGGACGCAATATCGTCGCCCAACTGAAGCTCCGTAGTGTCGAAGGTGAAGCCTGAACACTGTAGGGAGAGCGGAAGGTGTTTACCAATGATCACCTTCTTCACCATGTCTTCAGGCAGGGGTGGGAGAAGTTTAAGTACTTTCTCCTCGTTATAGCTGTTGTAGCAAGAGTTGATGTCTACCTCGACAATAGCCTCATAGCCTTCTTCGAGGTATTGCAGGACAGCCCTGATTGCATTTTGAATCCCGCCATCAAATAGGAACTGGTTTTCGGCCAGCTTTGCAAACGGACGGAGGGCTTTCGCGACAAGTATCTGCAAAGCCCGTTGCTCTAGGCCAAATGACCATACGATACGGGCGTGGTCCGGCTTATCCTCGCGGGGGAGCATCAGCAACTTTACTACCTCCTGCGACCCCTCAAATGGATTAAGGGCTTTAGCCATTTTTTCCGGGTCTGTTACAGCAGGGCGGTTCCGGCGACGTATCTTTTTGTAGGCCTTATCTAGCGCGACGAACTTGCAATAGAACGACTCAAGATAGAGCATGAGTAGCTGATCTGCTTTTTTAAGATCACCCGCCTCAACGGCCTTCTGCATCTTGATACATAGATCACTCTCGTACCGCTTCGCCTTTGCAAGCAACTTCTTGTAGGCTTTTCCCTTGATCATCATTTCAGCAACTCCTTGAGCTTCTGTTCCGCCTCCAATGCTTCTGCACACTTGGTTTTCAGGCGCATCTGCAAGATTTCGTCTTTAAAGGTGGGGCCGAGCCGGTCGATGACCCGGCGTACTGTTGTCGCGTACCATTTCCCGCCATTGGCGGTCGGCACGTTGAGAGCATTCAGCTGTCGTGCCAATGCCAAATATCTGGGAGTGCCGTCCTTCTTGTAGAAAGCGCCGCTAAAACCGATTTCCCTGAGTACAGGAAGGGTTGCGTAGGCGAAGGCGTCAGCTTCGAGCCGGTTACGTTTGGCCAACTCTTTTCCGAACACGCCCCACTCAACCCCGCGCTTGCGAGCATCCGCAATACCTTGGCGGATTGCGGCGGATTGTGCGCTTTTGGTGCCAATGTGTGCACAAAATGAATCAGGTAAAGACCCTGTGTTTACTGACTTTTTATGGACCGTGATCATGTCAGCAGGCCTGATATTCAGATGTTGAATACCGCTTACGCTCTGCAAGCCAGGCGTCTACCTCTTCCCGGTCATACAGCACAATTCGCTTGCCGGCTTTCACGTAAGGTGGTCCGTCACCACGCATGCGCATTTTGGCGAGGGTGGACGTGGAACATTTCACGTATGCTGCCGTTTCCGTCGGGCGCATCTTAGACATGTCTTTCTCCTGGACATCACGAGGCTGATTCGATGTCCTAGAGATACGCCTGTATTGACGGCAAAACTTCCTGACGAAATAGGGGCTATTTTTTGAGGGGGATATTCGGAGTATCTGTGAGTTCTTGAACCTCACCAAACGCGGAATAATACTGCAAAGCTTTCTCGGGGTCTTTCAGGTCAGATTGGACACGGCTGTATGACTTTTGAATCGCGCTAGGTCCAGCCTCGGCAAACGTATCTTTTAAGTATTTGGTTGCCTTGATGAACACATCATCCCATTTTATTCCTTGGCTCCGCAGTCTTTGCACGACCTGCCAGCGCCGAAAAT harbors:
- a CDS encoding reverse transcriptase domain-containing protein, producing the protein MMIKGKAYKKLLAKAKRYESDLCIKMQKAVEAGDLKKADQLLMLYLESFYCKFVALDKAYKKIRRRNRPAVTDPEKMAKALNPFEGSQEVVKLLMLPREDKPDHARIVWSFGLEQRALQILVAKALRPFAKLAENQFLFDGGIQNAIRAVLQYLEEGYEAIVEVDINSCYNSYNEEKVLKLLPPLPEDMVKKVIIGKHLPLSLQCSGFTFDTTELQLGDDIASDDFSEAIVEARRGIPQGSSVSPLVSDMLLATTIEQLDIPEAVRLVVYADNFLIMAKTVAEATTTALALREALCSHPAGPLSSRILNAGWAKEGFPYLGHAFKFLGNKFYVEPTTENREKFDRTYEKLLKSALNASLSAKKQQGRLAKAERYVRSWCSVFRLWDGMKEFRLERLTHTRSLKMKIESKFLIPPSAAE
- a CDS encoding helix-turn-helix domain-containing protein, which produces MSKMRPTETAAYVKCSTSTLAKMRMRGDGPPYVKAGKRIVLYDREEVDAWLAERKRYSTSEYQAC
- a CDS encoding tyrosine-type recombinase/integrase yields the protein MKPLDTLNPCEISSSDLVRSYVRQSVSENTRRAYRADLKHFTAWGGIIPASDVMVAEYLVEHAGELSIATLTRRLASISKTHAAKGLLSPTKSELVKSTMRGIKRAHAAPQRAAQPLLVEDLMRIMAMLGDDVKDVRDRALLLTGFAGGFRRSELVGLNVDDLEWVRQGLVIHLRRSKTDQEGQGRKVGVPYARGRWCPVESLKAWITIAEIEGGPIFRPVTRHERIQDARLSAEAINGVVKERVGAIGMDPKQFSGHSLRAGLATSAAQAGVATWKIRQQTGHASDAMLARYIRDGELFTDNASSALL